A region from the Pseudopipra pipra isolate bDixPip1 chromosome 8, bDixPip1.hap1, whole genome shotgun sequence genome encodes:
- the NKX1-2 gene encoding NK1 transcription factor-related protein 2, with amino-acid sequence MAALPPPLPPPRRRPLRLPARPSSRRSLRAASAEAAARERPRSAPGSAGSQQVSGRRGGWGGMPECPDRGAKAAPIHHKISFSILDILDPQKFSRRREPAAGSWGSAPRSGEREKSLGRVEVGKDAAAPGSGRNKLEAHDPHGPTESGAEDAGQDRDEEDPSGDGTGSGPSPGPEEPGSPRGARRRRAEPGCGKPRRARTAFTYEQLVALENKFRATRYLSVCERLSLALSLSLTETQVKIWFQNRRTKWKKQHPGADGAAPAASPAAAAGGGSPSPPGPAALPFQTFPSYAAANVLVPPAAPFPLGAGPFAPFLGPAYLGPFYAPHL; translated from the exons ATGGCTGCGCtgccccctcctctgcccccaccccgccgccgGCCCCTCCGCCTCCCCGCCCGACCCTCCTCCCGCCGCTCACTCCGCGCCGCCAGCGCCGAGGCTGCGGCTCGGGagcggccccgctccgcgcccggCAGCGCTGGGAGCCAGCAGGTCTCCGGGAGGCGCggagggtggggtgggatgCCGGAATGCCCGGACCGCGGGGCCAAGGCGGCCCCCATCCATCATAAAATCTCCTTCTCCATCTTAGACATCCTGGATCCCCAGAAATTCAGCAGGAGACGCGAACCGGCcgcggggagctggggcagcgCCCCCCGCTCGGGCGAGCGGGAGAAAAGTTTGGGAAGAGTTGAAGTAGGAAAGGACGCTGCTGCTCCCGGCAGCGGGAGGAATAAACTAGAGGCACATG ATCCGCACGGCCCGACGGAGAGCGGCGCCGAGGACGCGGGGCAGGACCGCGACGAGGAGGACCCGAGCGGGGACGGGACCGGGAGCGGGCCCTCTCCCGGGCCGGAGGAGCCGGGCTCGCCGCGGGGCGCCCGTCGGCGGCGGGCGGAGCCGGGCTGCGGGAAACCGCGGCGGGCGCGCACCGCCTTCACCTACGAGCAGCTGGTGGCCCTGGAGAACAAGTTCCGAGCCACGCGGTACCTGTCGGTCTGCGAGCGCCTCAGCCTGGCGCTGTCCCTCAGCCTCACCGAGACGCAGGTGAAGATCTGGTTCCAGAACCGCCGCACCAAGTGGAAGAAGCAGCACCCGGGCGCCGACGGCGCGGCCCCCGCAGCAtcccccgcggcggcggcgggcggcggcagccccagcccgccgggccccgccgctcTGCCCTTCCAGACTTTCCCTTCCTACGCCGCCGCCAACGTCCTGGTGCCGCCGGCCGCCCCCTTCCCGCTGGGAGCCGGGCCCTTCGCCCCTTTCCTCGGCCCCGCGTACCTCGGCCCCTTCTACGCCCCGCACCTCTGA